The following are from one region of the Sorghum bicolor cultivar BTx623 chromosome 2, Sorghum_bicolor_NCBIv3, whole genome shotgun sequence genome:
- the LOC110433062 gene encoding uncharacterized protein LOC110433062 isoform X1, which produces MAPRRPPPELINDAIGEILLRLPPDEPECLFRASLVCRPWRRILTDAAFLRRYRRFHKTPPLLGLFFIGNDRVQTETLPRFVPTTSASPFPQPMMSCRPWVAIDCRHGRVLLQKMKGGRFIVWDPITGVRRELDHPCIPFESFSLSLLCAVPGCDHLDCHGGPFLVVWVCTDDVEGTEGHLARACVYSSQVGSWGTSVSVPIGLFDFMNQSRAALAGDGVYFMLGTGDRILEYNLVKHGLSVIDTPEANEKGFLIVPTEDGLLGVAAIKGTSLYLWSRKVNAEGVEGWTQYRVIELQPLLPDVKLLHEAIVIAFAEGVRAIFLDTSSGICIIDLNSEQARTVSEPGTHYVVVPFTSFYTLDCACGKLPLPAKTNESLAS; this is translated from the exons ATGGCGCCGCGGCGCCCGCCGCCGGAGTTGATCAACGACGCCATCGGAGagatcctcctccgcctcccacCGGACGAGCCCGAGTGCCTGTTCCGCGCCTCCCTCGTCTGCAGGCCCTGGCGCCGCATCCTCACCGACGCCGCCTTCCTCCGCCGGTACCGCCGCTTCCACAAAACACCTCCGCTGCTCGGGCTCTTCTTCATCGGTAACGACCGTGTCCAAACTGAAACCCTCCCTCGCTTCGTTCCCACCACATCAGCCTCCCCGTTCCCCCAGCCTATGATGAGCTGCCGCCCCTGGGTCGCCATCGACTGTCGCCATGGGcgtgttctccttcaaaagatGAAGGGGGGCAGATTCATTGTCTGGGACCCAATCACCGGTGTCCGGAGGGAGCTGGACCACCCCTGCATCCCGTTCGAGTCCTTCTCTCTTTCGTTGCTCTGCGCCGTGCCCGGGTGCGACCACCTCGACTGCCACGGCGGCCCATTCCTCGTCGTCTGGGTGTGCACTGATGATGTTGAGGGCACGGAGGGGCACCTGGCGCGGGCGTGCGTGTACTCATCGCAAGTGGGTTCCTGGGGCACGTCGGTTTCTGTTCCCATAGGTCTTTTTGATTTCATGAACCAGAGTCGTGCTGCACTTGCTGGAGACGGTGTCTACTTCATGCTTGGGACGGGTGATAGGATCCTTGAGTATAACTTGGTCAAGCATGGCTTGTCTGTCATTGATACCCCGGAAGCGAACGAGAAGGGCTTTTTAATTGTGCCAACTGAGGATGGTTTGCTTGGGGTTGCCGCCATCAAGGGTACCAGCCTTTACCTGTGGTCGAGGAAGGTGAATGCAGAGGGGGTTGAAGGATGGACGCAATACAGGGTGATCGAGCTACAGCCTCTGTTACCAGATGTCAAGCTTTTACATGAGGCTATTGTGATTGCTTTTGCTGAGGGTGTCCGTGCCATCTTCCTGGACACATCTAGTGGTATCTGCATTATTGACCTCAACTCAGAGCAGGCGAGGACGGTAAGCGAACCTGGGACCCACTATGTGGTTGTACCCTTCACGAGCTTCTACACACTGG ATTGTGCCTGCGGGAAATTGCCATTACCAGCAAAGACAAATGAATCGTTGGCAAGCTAA
- the LOC8084296 gene encoding uncharacterized protein LOC8084296, whose translation MAPPPPELIDDAIAEIILRLPPEEPQYLFRASLVCKPWRRLLTDAAFLRRYRRFHRTPPLLGLFFIVYRRGEDPLPRFIPTTLPSPFPNPMLNCRSWVSRDCRHGRVLFQNMESRKFIVWNPITGHRKELDLPRIPYESFSVAVLCAVPGCDHGDCHAGPFLVVWACNDVVHIDSLEGSAHACVYSSQVGSWGMSVSVPIDVYDFVNMRSHGALARDCVYFMLGSGMGSRILKYNLDKHCLCVIDPPEPCENDIFVVPTEDGLLGVAGIKGSSLYLWSRKVNAEGVEGWMQYRTIELQTLFPDDKLLDEAIVIAFAEGVRFIFMDTSCGISIIDLNSEDARTLSEPEMHYAAVPFMSFYTPDCACGKLPLPAETN comes from the exons atggcgccgccgccgccggagttgATCGACGACGCCATCGCAGAGATCATCCTCCGCCTCCCACCGGAGGAGCCCCAGTACCTCTTCCGCGCCTCCCTCGTCTGCAAGCCCTGGCGCCGCCTGCTCACCGACGCCGCCTTCCTCCGCCGGTACCGCCGCTTCCACCGAACCCCTCCGCTGCTTGGGCTCTTCTTCATCGTTTACCGCCGTGGCGAGGATCCCCTCCCTCGCTTCATTCCCACCACATTACCATCCCCCTTCCCCAACCCGATGCTGAACTGTCGCTCCTGGGTCTCCCGCGACTGTCGCCATGGGCGTGTTCTCTTTCAAAACATGGAGAGCCGCAAATTCATTGTCTGGAACCCAATCACTGGTCACCGGAAGGAGCTGGACCTGCCCCGCATCCCGTACGAGTCCTTCTCTGTTGCCGTGCTCTGCGCCGTGCCCGGGTGTGACCACGGCGACTGCCACGCCGGACCATTCCTCGTCGTCTGGGCGTGCAATGATGTCGTCCACATTGACAGTCTGGAAGGGTCAGCACATGCGTGCGTGTATTCATCTCAAGTGGGTTCCTGGGGCATGTCAGTCTCTGTTCCTATTGATGTTTATGACTTCGTGAACATGAGGAGTCATGGTGCACTTGCTAGAGATTGTGTCTACTTCATGCTTGGGAGTGGGATGGGTTCTAGGATCCTTAAGTACAACTTGGACAAGCATTGCTTGTGTGTCATTGATCCTCCGGAACCGTGCGAGAATGACATTTTTGTCGTGCCAACTGAGGACGGCTTGCTTGGGGTCGCTGGCATCAAGGGCTCCAGCCTTTACCTATGGTCGAGGAAGGTGAATGCAGAGGGAGTTGAAGGATGGATGCAATACAGGACGATTGAGCTACAGACTCTGTTCCCGGATGACAAGCTTTTAGATGAAGCTATTGTGATTGCTTTTGCTGAGGGTGTCCGTTTCATCTTCATGGACACATCTTGTGGTATCTCCATTATTGACCTCAACTCAGAGGACGCGAGGACGTTAAGCGAGCCTGAGATGCACTATGCTGCTGTACCCTTCATGAGTTTCTACACACCAG atTGTGCTTGTGGGAAATTGCCATTACCAGCAGAGACAAATTAA
- the LOC8059886 gene encoding uncharacterized protein LOC8059886: protein MAGPRLPPYLTPELVEEILLRVSPEDPAILVRASLACKPWRRLLCDPAFRRRYLAFHRRTPPLLGFLHYRWRVARGEGADGVVVPGFVATTTPSPFPKQAFDGCAASWSVVDCRHGRVLFEASRDDVCLVLVVWEPATGKRKWLPKLPTRCSRYTVAVLCALHGHGCDHLECCGGAFFAVLVQSGVIGRSVRVHLYSSEAGSWSTSPDLLSGFVVDSNWSTIIGNDIYFVSTFGSWDQILRYSLGNNRICFLQAPAADKFLGHFFLVPMEDGSLGFGTIGATRRLCLWSRNVDPDVVAEAGWVHRRTIDIELCKSIPISVMYDVQVVGSADDFGIIFVATVDGVFTIDLKSSRAKKVGETMACFKIFPFMTFYTPDSRLS, encoded by the exons ATGGCGGGGCCGCGTCTGCCGCCCTATCTGACGCCCGAGCTTGTTGAGGAGATCCTCTTACGCGTCTCGCCGGAAGATCCCGCAATCCTCGTGCGCGCCTCCCTCGCCTGCAAACCGTGGCGCCGCCTCCTCTGCGACCCCGCCTTCCGCCGCCGCTACCTCGCCTTCCACCGACGAACTCCGCCGCTGCTCGGCTTCCTCCACTACCGCTGGCGCGTCGCCCGTGGTGAAGGCGCCGACGGCGTCGTTGTACCTGGCTTCGTCGCCACTACCACACCCTCCCCGTTCCCCAAGCAGGCGTTCGATGGCTGCGCCGCCAGCTGGTCCGTCGTTGACTGCCGCCATGGTCGCGTTCTCTTTGAAGCCTCCAGAGACGACGTGTGCCTTGTCCTTGTTGTCTGGGAACCCGCTACCGGCAAACGGAAGTGGCTGCCGAAGCTCCCTACTCGCTGTTCGAGATACACAGTGGCGGTGCTCTGTGCATTGCACGGGCATGGCTGCGACCACCTGGAGTGCTGCGGTGGCGCATTCTTCGCGGTCTTGGTGCAGTCTGGCGTTATTGGGAGATCCGTGCGGGTACACTTGTACTCATCGGAGGCTGGTTCATGGAGTACATCACCTGATCTTCTTTCTGGTTTCGTTGTTGACTCTAATTGGAGCACGATCATCGGCAATGATATCTACTTCGTTTCAACCTTTGGTTCATGGGACCAAATCCTGAGGTACAGCTTGGGCAATAATCGCATATGCTTCCTCCAAGCTCCAGCAGCAGACAAATTCCTGGGGCACTTTTTCCTCGTGCCAATGGAGGATGGCTCGTTGGGGTTTGGTACCATAGGCGCCACAAGGCGGCTTTGCCTGTGGTCGAGGAATGTCGATCCAGATGTAGTTGCAGAAGCAGGATGGGTACACCGCAGGACCATTGACATTGAGCTTTGCAAATCGATCCCCATCAGTGTGATGTATGATGTACAAGTGGTTGGTTCTGCAGACGACTTCGGTATCATATTTGTGGCCACAGTTGATGGTGTCTTCACGATAGATCTCAAGTCAAGCCGCGCGAAGAAGGTTGGCGAGACTATGGCATGCTTCAAGATCTTCCCGTTCATGACCTTCTACACTCCAGACTCGAG ATTGTCCTAG
- the LOC110433062 gene encoding uncharacterized protein LOC110433062 isoform X2: MAPRRPPPELINDAIGEILLRLPPDEPECLFRASLVCRPWRRILTDAAFLRRYRRFHKTPPLLGLFFIGNDRVQTETLPRFVPTTSASPFPQPMMSCRPWVAIDCRHGRVLLQKMKGGRFIVWDPITGVRRELDHPCIPFESFSLSLLCAVPGCDHLDCHGGPFLVVWVCTDDVEGTEGHLARACVYSSQVGSWGTSVSVPIGLFDFMNQSRAALAGDGVYFMLGTGDRILEYNLVKHGLSVIDTPEANEKGFLIVPTEDGLLGVAAIKGTSLYLWSRKVNAEGVEGWTQYRVIELQPLLPDVKLLHEAIVIAFAEGVRAIFLDTSSGICIIDLNSEQARTVSEPGTHYVVVPFTSFYTLVFLVADVGK; encoded by the exons ATGGCGCCGCGGCGCCCGCCGCCGGAGTTGATCAACGACGCCATCGGAGagatcctcctccgcctcccacCGGACGAGCCCGAGTGCCTGTTCCGCGCCTCCCTCGTCTGCAGGCCCTGGCGCCGCATCCTCACCGACGCCGCCTTCCTCCGCCGGTACCGCCGCTTCCACAAAACACCTCCGCTGCTCGGGCTCTTCTTCATCGGTAACGACCGTGTCCAAACTGAAACCCTCCCTCGCTTCGTTCCCACCACATCAGCCTCCCCGTTCCCCCAGCCTATGATGAGCTGCCGCCCCTGGGTCGCCATCGACTGTCGCCATGGGcgtgttctccttcaaaagatGAAGGGGGGCAGATTCATTGTCTGGGACCCAATCACCGGTGTCCGGAGGGAGCTGGACCACCCCTGCATCCCGTTCGAGTCCTTCTCTCTTTCGTTGCTCTGCGCCGTGCCCGGGTGCGACCACCTCGACTGCCACGGCGGCCCATTCCTCGTCGTCTGGGTGTGCACTGATGATGTTGAGGGCACGGAGGGGCACCTGGCGCGGGCGTGCGTGTACTCATCGCAAGTGGGTTCCTGGGGCACGTCGGTTTCTGTTCCCATAGGTCTTTTTGATTTCATGAACCAGAGTCGTGCTGCACTTGCTGGAGACGGTGTCTACTTCATGCTTGGGACGGGTGATAGGATCCTTGAGTATAACTTGGTCAAGCATGGCTTGTCTGTCATTGATACCCCGGAAGCGAACGAGAAGGGCTTTTTAATTGTGCCAACTGAGGATGGTTTGCTTGGGGTTGCCGCCATCAAGGGTACCAGCCTTTACCTGTGGTCGAGGAAGGTGAATGCAGAGGGGGTTGAAGGATGGACGCAATACAGGGTGATCGAGCTACAGCCTCTGTTACCAGATGTCAAGCTTTTACATGAGGCTATTGTGATTGCTTTTGCTGAGGGTGTCCGTGCCATCTTCCTGGACACATCTAGTGGTATCTGCATTATTGACCTCAACTCAGAGCAGGCGAGGACGGTAAGCGAACCTGGGACCCACTATGTGGTTGTACCCTTCACGAGCTTCTACACACTGG TATTTCTAGTGGCGGATGTAGGAAAATAA